One Sediminibacillus dalangtanensis genomic region harbors:
- a CDS encoding ComEC/Rec2 family competence protein: protein MARLIAAFVMVCLIAIILPITAAGRHAENELQVHFIDVGQGDSILIEAPNGRKMLVDGGPPSAAEKVTEYLKERGINKLDLVVATHPDIDHIGGLVEVLDEFDVKHLIDSGKLYTTSTYFHYLQQIKKKKIPVTVAVGEENIVIDPQLTIRVLNTQNAFKTNNQSSIALSLRYGRVDFLLMADVETIQEQNILDVKQLQAEILKVAHHGSGTSTSFDFIREVRPETAILSYSKNNEFGHPVDRVVDYLQLAGATIYSTAKVGDIVIRTDGNTYDVDVSGTDRVLNY from the coding sequence GTGGCAAGGCTGATTGCTGCTTTTGTTATGGTATGTTTGATTGCGATAATCCTCCCTATTACTGCAGCCGGCCGCCATGCAGAAAACGAGCTGCAGGTGCATTTCATCGATGTCGGACAGGGCGACAGCATTCTGATAGAAGCACCGAACGGACGAAAAATGCTGGTGGATGGAGGACCGCCGTCTGCAGCGGAAAAAGTGACTGAATATCTTAAGGAAAGAGGAATCAACAAGCTGGACCTGGTTGTAGCGACTCACCCGGATATCGATCATATCGGCGGACTCGTCGAAGTTTTGGATGAATTTGACGTCAAGCATTTGATCGACAGCGGCAAGCTCTATACCACCTCTACCTATTTTCACTATTTACAGCAAATCAAAAAGAAAAAAATACCAGTGACGGTTGCAGTGGGGGAAGAGAATATTGTCATCGATCCGCAGCTCACAATCCGTGTTTTGAATACACAAAATGCCTTCAAAACAAATAATCAGTCGTCGATTGCTCTTTCTTTAAGGTACGGCCGTGTAGACTTTTTGCTGATGGCTGACGTGGAGACAATCCAGGAACAAAATATTCTGGACGTGAAACAGCTGCAAGCAGAAATATTGAAGGTGGCACATCATGGAAGTGGAACCAGTACCTCGTTTGATTTTATCCGGGAAGTACGGCCGGAAACCGCGATTTTGTCTTACAGTAAGAACAATGAATTCGGGCATCCTGTCGACAGGGTAGTTGATTACCTGCAGCTTGCCGGCGCCACCATTTACTCGACTGCCAAGGTCGGGGATATTGTGATCCGGACAGATGGGAACACCTATGACGTGGATGTTTCAGGTACAGATCGGGTTTTGAACTATTAA
- a CDS encoding general stress protein → MANNNKRRNNKMSVEEAGQKGGNAVSNKYDKDHFQEIGQKGGNTVSDKYDKDHFQEIGQKGGNTVSDKYDKEHFQEIGQKGGNTVSDKYDKDHFQEIGQKGGNTVSDKYGQDHFQEIGQKGGKTVSDKYGQDHFQEIGQKGGNTVSDKYDKDHFQEIGQKGGNTTSDKYDREFYEEIGQKGGNSRSRNNNNNK, encoded by the coding sequence ATGGCAAACAATAATAAACGCAGAAACAATAAGATGTCTGTAGAAGAAGCAGGTCAAAAAGGCGGTAACGCTGTAAGCAACAAATATGACAAAGACCACTTCCAAGAAATCGGACAAAAAGGCGGTAACACTGTAAGCGATAAATATGACAAAGATCACTTCCAGGAAATTGGCCAAAAAGGCGGTAACACTGTAAGCGACAAATATGATAAAGAACACTTCCAGGAGATTGGACAAAAAGGCGGTAACACTGTAAGCGACAAATATGACAAAGATCACTTCCAGGAGATTGGACAAAAAGGCGGTAACACTGTAAGTGATAAATATGGTCAAGACCATTTTCAAGAAATCGGTCAAAAAGGCGGTAAGACCGTAAGCGATAAATATGGTCAAGACCATTTCCAAGAGATTGGCCAAAAAGGCGGTAACACTGTAAGCGATAAATATGACAAAGATCACTTCCAGGAAATTGGCCAAAAAGGCGGTAACACTACTAGCGACAAATATGACCGTGAATTCTATGAAGAAATCGGTCAAAAAGGCGGTAATAGTCGCTCTAGAAACAATAATAACAACAAATAA